In Micropterus dolomieu isolate WLL.071019.BEF.003 ecotype Adirondacks linkage group LG01, ASM2129224v1, whole genome shotgun sequence, the sequence ACACAGTCCCCggcatttttcctttttattttaagtgcCACTCAAAAGCAACACATTTGTTCTGTTTCTGCAGGTGTGAGACGGAAGAAAATGCGAACAAGACACTTTGTAATAATATCAACAAGTCTGCAAATCTCATCTGCTGCTAAGAAGCACAAATTATTTTCACAAGTTAATTCCCTGACAGCCACTGGCTTTGCAGAGTAGCCAAACAACACCTGTTTTCCACATTTAAATAACTCAACCAAACTTCTGCCAAAACTCTAAAATACTTATCCTGCTAACTTTTACAAAGCCGGTCAAGTTCCCCAAACTCACCGTGTCCCATTTGGCGTTCATCTTCTCTTTCTCAAACTTGGCAAACTCTCTCCTGTCATGGATGATCATCAGCAGCTTCCAGATGAGCAGCAGGGCTAAGCCAATCAGGACGATGCCGGCGACCACGCCTGCCACAATGGGGATGATGTCAGGACCGGCGGGGCATTCTGAAACACAGCAGggtgcagcagtgtgtttaGGCAGCTTGAAATAAGAGTGCAAAAATAACAAGATCATGGGAAAAATATACCATCACACGGCTGTACGTAAAGAAACAAATGTCCTATTTTTGCAACCCAACCACCGCAGCCCCTGTAATTAGCTTTCTGTCGCAGAAACCTTCCACAACCTGGTTCATGTTAGCCCAACGTTTTGCTTACCCAGCGTTTCAACCACATGGACCTCcttctctgtgttgttgttgacaGCGTAGGTGTAGTAGAACCAGCAGTCATTGGCGTCCCTCTCCTTGCAGTGCATCAAAGGGTAGGAGGGGACGTTGGGCTGGGGTAGCTTGTCCCTGTCCTTCACTTTAATCAAATTGAAGTAGCTGCAGTCTCTCTCACATGTGTCCTTCTTCTCACCAGTGCCAAACGCCCGGCACTCGATGCACTCTCTGGAGGGAAAAGGGTGTTGTTAGTAATGAGCATTGAGATTTTCCCAacttacaaaaaaaacccaaaaaacatACATTCTCTAATTCTTCTAATGATTCCTTGTTGTGTGTATTAATGAACAGAGTTTTTGCTTCATTTACACAggttttgtcttttattattctaaatatactgaacatgacattttaacaaattCAACAGCAACAGAAATTACTTTCCAGAAATTATTTTACTCTAGAGTTACTCTAGATCAGGCCGACACTGTGACCCTCCCCCAGAGATAATGGAGACAACTGCTTATTCAACCCTTATGTAGCGCTGGAGTTAGCTGTGGGATACTTtaactttgatttgatttttaacccttttttttgtttacattttggcaaattagCAACATTACAAGTATGCTGAATTAGCTATTAGCAGAATCTGTTTGCACTGTACTCATGGATGTACAGAAAACTATCACTGGATAACTTTTAGAATGTGGAAAACATGATTATTCTCAGGCAAGTGTTGGACTTAAAATGTCTTTCTTCTATGATTTCCATGCAGATGTATGGATGTTTATTTGCGGTGAACATTGGAGATAAAGGTGTCACACTGAATCTAAAACTATGggtatcatgtctgtgtgttcagataCTGGTATTGTGTCCCGGCAACAAGCCTACTTGCGACTAATGAGAAATATCCCTGTGCTGCGGCTCAGGAAGTGAAATGCCATCAGGGGAAAACACAACAAGGgaacaacactgtaacaacaacactgtaacTGTGGAAGATTGAGCTAATTCAGACTGCTGAAGACTTATATGAGCTTCGGCTGAATTTTGAACCACATTTCCCACATTCAACGAAGGTATCACTTTATGGCCAATTAGTTCAGGAGGAAAGACTACAGCAGCATATCACCTGGTCAACATTCATTTCACATGTAAGTGTTTTATTAAGATAGAACCTGTTCTTTAGAtatgaaaatacacacaagtatatttcaaaatatgtaatatataacaAAGGaagtattacagtatttacattaGCCCATCTTCATTTCAGACTTACTTGTGTTCAGTACAGACTCCGGGACAGGTAGGGCAAGTCTCACAGGTGGGACCCTGGAATTTGGGGTCAGTGCACTTGCAAGTACCACATTCACAAGTTCCTCTACCGTTACAGATCTGCTTGTTGCTGGCCATACATGTGCTGTTGTCCAGAGAACAATCACAGGCACTTCCAGTCCACATGGGGTCACAGATACACACTCTGCACTCACAGCGTCCATGCCCTGGGAAAAAAACAGTAAGAAAGCTTAATGTGCCTCTTTCTAAACATCATCCTATGTGCATTAAACTGTCTCTGCTGCACTGAGTAAAGCCGAAGTACTGAGATGTTAaattcagagagagaaaatcttCCTAACATAGAGCTGTCACGCTCACCTCCACACAGTTTGTTTCCGGAGCGGTCACAGTTGAAGTTGTCACACTCGCAGTACTGGCCGCTGTACCTCTCCTCAGGGTTGTCTCTCTTCTTGCACTCACATGTGCCGCACACGCAGTCTCCGTTGTTGCTACAAATGTCAGTACTGTTGTCTTTACGGCAGGTCCTGTCCATGTCCTCTGTGGCCACATCATTGCTGCTGCATTCACACTGTCTGCCCACACGTCCTTCATTACACCTGAGTCAAGGGAGAAGTTGTGATTCTGAAGGGTTTcttaacaccaaaaaaaaaaatccaaataacTGAATATGACACTTGAAGGTTTGCGCAAGATGTATGGTACAATAAAGATTTTGGAAATGTTCAGACTTACTTGCAGGCTCCACATTCATAGGTCCCGTTACCAAAGTGGCAGAGTGGACTGTTCTTGATACCATCCTTGTGgcattcacactcacagataAAGTTGAGGGTAATCTCCACCTCCTCTGTGAATCCCAGGGGCTTCATCTTAATGGTCTCAGGCTTGCCATGTTTTGGACAGCCCTTAGATGTCACACTGATGCTAAATGTGACCTAGGAGTGAAAGAATAAAGGAGATTTTTGGGCCTATCCTTTTTTAGTTTTGATCTGATATTTGTCTAGAGTCTGGTATATTCTGATGGCAAACAGCAGGAATTTTATAATGTTACTAATATTTAGCTGGAGGGAGCTCCTCTATTGATATTTACTACATATGTATTTactaaatatacatttttttttttttatgtatattatatactAGTATATTACTAGTTAATGCTCACTGGAATTCCATGTGTCTCATTAGCTATCTGAAGATTGATGTTTGGTAATGTTCTGAATACCTTCAGTATTGTATCTTCCTATTTGCCTCTAATAAGTTATTTTAGTGGTCTCCAGCAAGTATTTCAAAATGCTGAAGATGTCCATATACAAGCTATTATGACATTATGGCAATGTTTTTTCAAAAGTTTATAAAAGTGTTTATAGTGAAATCTGAGGTCTAAGACAATTGCAAGAAAGACAAGTCTAAAAACATCTGTAGGTGTTACAAAGTAAgatttcacactttttttgaaaaattgctacttgattgttttgtttgttaattgtTACTCGAGTtcaagacaaataaaaatacacaaaaaaaaaaaagcaggacaAACGAGCTATCTATGTTTTAACTCCGAAACAGTAAATGGCCAGTATTAAGTGTATCTGTATtaagacattttttaatttacGAGATACTATGTTCCCAGTTGTGTATTTATGAGAAACCATTTACTATCATTGACTTAAATGCATGTAATGATTGAGTGCGTTTTGACAACTGACTGGATAATTCACCAGAGCAGTTTTCTCATCCTCACCTCATCCCCGATGGAGATGTTGGAGCACTTCCGTCCATTTTCGCCCACACTAACCACTCCGTTCTTACAGCGGGATGTGTAAGTTATGGTCACTCCCTCTGGAAGCTTGCTGTTCTCCAGAATAACCTCAGATGAGAGAGACTGTCAAAAACCAAGAGATGACATGAATGTTGCTATTTCCTGCTGTGGAATGTCATCTGGTAGCTTTAGTTTGACAGCATAGCTAAgtattaaatgagaaaatatgtgTATGGAAAAAGCTTTAACTGTCCAAAGCAGTCAGAATGTTGAATGCTTTAATGTGGTTCATGTGAGTAAATGATAACTTAATCAAAGTATTTTATAAGAGCACATAAAGTCAACAATCGCAACAATGTACTTACATTGTAAGCGTCTATAATGAGGTTGATTACATTGCTTGAGTTGGCAGACAGAGTGCCCACTGCAGACTTTGGTATCAGATTTTTCAGCTcctgaggagagaggaaaagttTAGAATAAAGCTTTAATAAAGCTATGATAATCTTGTGATCCTTGTATTCTCTATTAGCAGCACCACCATAGGATCAAAAATACTGTTCTATGAACTTTTAGACTGTAACCATAGACTTTAACCATTTCATTGGAGATTTAGATGGATACAATACTGATTTCAACCTTGAAATTATAAAATTGGTAATGCTTTGAAGCAGACTGACGCTACTGTAAGGCTCAGTAATGAACTTTTATCAAACTCAGATGGAATTGGGTTGAGCTGGCCTGAAAAGCAACAGCATGGCAGAAGGAAACAATCAGAGCGTCAAAGGGATGCTGCCATAACTCACAGCAGATGTATTAGCCCAGGTGGAATTTTATTTATTGGGCATcttccaaaaacacacacacgcacaacagGAATGAGGAAGAGTATATAAGTGAAGTCAAAGTGTGTCAAATAGAGAAAAGTGAACTCACTTGGTAAACAGGCTGGAATTCCTCTGTGACTGCAAAGATGGTCTGAATGTTATTGTCGCTCAGCTTCTGAACCAGGTGAGCAATGGAGGGGTAATCCTTGTCAACAGGGTGGAGGAGAAAAGTCAAATTTACAGCGTAAACACACTCGTAGCAGTGTATGCCCAAATCTCAGCTAAATGAAACATTCCAGGGTCTTTCAAAAGAGGCCAAACAATATTCAGCTACTTACATAGTAGTGGCTCATGGTATACATATTGTTCTCCAAGTGACATTTCCCGTCGTTGGGTAGAACAATGCCTCCCAGTTTGCCATCGCCAGCAAAGTGGAAGCCAGCATCAGTGGAAAACACCAGGAGACGAGTCACATTCCTCCAACCAATCTGCTcctgagaaatgagaaagaaacactgaaactaCAAGTAAGAACTGTTGCTACCAGCGATACATCCTCTCTATAAAGCTTAGAATGTGACACATTACCGTTTTATTATCAATGCATCCAAAAATCTCCCTGTAAACCAACCTAAACACCAAGGACTCATAAAATACCTTTTCACACATCACCACATAAACGTATTTATTGGCGCTGTATCCCTCCGAGCAAGTGCCGTAATTGTGGGAAAATTACCTTGAATTGGGAACCTGAGAATGATTATTTCCCACAGGATCACTGAAGGGCAAcatcattagtttttatttgttttttttgcttaccCCACACACAGCCACTTGCATGATGGCATCAAAGCCCCCCTCAGGAGAGTCCAGGTTTCCAGAGATGTGCTGCTGGCCCACCAGGGTGTTGAACCTCTTGCCATCGCTAGTCAGCTTCAGGACATTCTTGTAGCTGAACGGGCTGGTGCAGTTCTGGTCGCCTGTGCATGGGTTCAGCATCTTGGCCGGGGTGGTGCTGATGTACGGCATGACTGTCTTTTCCACAAAGGAACCAAAACCTTTGAAAGACAGTTGGATTCAAGGTTTTAATTTAAACAACTTAAGCAAAAATTCCACCAGTGATTCAGGGAAAGGCTTAACAAGACGCTTGGTCTGAGACCGCATGCTCTAGTCTAAGGGTAAGTTGACACCAAATGAATTCAagtgtttgctttttgctttgtttgtgctGAAAAGGTCACTTAAACTTGGGTGGCACTAAATACCCATAACATGACACCTCAAAATACAAGTCAGTTAAGCTActtcagaggttttcaaagtctgatgCTGCCATcataatgtcagaaaatatattgatggtgttttattattaattataattaggACATTATTATCATTCTTTTCCTTACTTATATTTGGGGCATAATCATTCTCAAATTTTTGAAACAACCGTTCCCCATAATATGGGGGCTTTGGGGGATGTAAACAGGAGGATAATGTTGCCATGGAGTCAGTTGTGCTGACTTTGGGCTACAACTTGAGCTCCATCTTTTAGCCTTTATCTGTTTACATTTAGCAAATTAGCACAATTAAAAGTATTAGCAGTTCCCATCTGCAATGTACCCACGGACGTACAGACAACTATCGCTGGATTTGCTTGACACTGAAGAAAACCTAAAAAGGTGATGAATCTCATACAAGTTCTGGTATTATAAGGAACATTTTTCTATGATTTCTAAGCAGATTGATGGATTTTCATTGGGGATGGATATCTGACATATCCACAGAGAGTGGAAGTCACAGTGATTCTAATAACGCATGCATCATGTTCGTTTGTTCAGATGTAAGTGAGTTATGACTCCGAAAAAGAGTACATCTTTTGACACAAATTGTGACAATCCTCTTTTTAAGTACCACTATTTGTGAGCTGTCACAGGCGATGCTGTGCTGGTGAGCGGGACAAACTACAATAACTGTTGTCTTTTTTAACAACTAGCATGCATCTGCCCCTTTCACCTGACACGTTATGTCATGACTCACCCTCACCCAGTAGTTCCAAAAACTATGATTTTTAATTAAAGGCCTTTCTTTGCTTTTATAATTAGGCTGTATAAACCCAGATGAACCAGAACCAAAAATGCAACAATGataatttttcatttctttgccccaaaagaaacaaacacaatcacacactcaTGATTAAAATCCTCACCTATCCTGAAGTCAGAGGTAATCTTTGACATCTCCAGCATCAGACTGGTTCCCAGGTTCTTGACGTTCTCCAGATCGTCCTTCATGGAGTAGGACAGGTCCATCAAGTAGTACAGGTCGATGGGATAATCTTCAGCTCGTTTGAACTTCAAGTCAAAAGACTGGGGTTCACCTACATGAAGTGACCATAATTAAACAAACTCTAATCAAATCCAAAATAAGGTGAGAATAATTTCAGTAAAatcttaattaaaaaacattctcACCAGATCGGAGGGTGAGGCTTAGTTTCTGGGGCTGAATCTGAGTGATGTCCTCTGGCTTCAGTTTTTCTGCCCCCTTTCTGCGATGTGTCACAGTTTTGTTCTTGAGGGTCTTCTGATCCCCGCGCGGGTTTTCGATCATTGCATTATCACAGCCCCTCTTTATCAGAGATTGTAGCTCGTCACAACGGGTCGACACGGTCTCACCCTGTTTCAGGAAGTTCTAAGAGCAGCAGCACAGGGAGTATCAATCCATCAAGTGAAAATCAGTACATTTGTCATACTGCTGCATAATATCCTTTGTGACTCGGTTGCAGCtttcatcagggttattttcatcaggcttagcttagcttaggcTTGGAGATTacaaatttaaaacagaaagcCTATGTTACAAACTGGGGACATCGTGGCAAAACACGGGGGTTTACCAGACAGAGAGGATCCAACAAAAGACAGGGACACAAAGTTGGGATATTTTGACCtgtgctgctttgattttgaccattattgttttaatatgtCTCTCACAAATCCCACAAGTGCAGGCAGGCTAGGCTGGACCTAACATGAATATAAatcacagaaaagcagcaaatcttaacatttcaaatgtttgacAATTGACTTCAATACATTATAAAAGtggttgccaattaattttctgttgttaATCCACTCATTCTTTCAGCTCAAGTGATTTTCAACTTTTCCACATTAttgttgtaaattaaatatcttttggTTTCGGACTGTTAGTCAGACAGAACTAGGGTCTTAGGGAAATTGTGAGTTTCATTATTTTCTAAACAATTATCGATTCATTTAAAACTGATCAAAAGCAATCATTAACTGCAACCCTACATTAGCACGATCCAAAACTGCAAGCTTACTATTGCTATATGACTGATAGCATTATAATGGCATCAAACTGCATTTCTCAGCAGGGATTATAGCTGACAGCCTCCATTCACATACTGGGTCTTTACACCAGCCACATTTGGCTCCAGCCTGGATGCATTCCCCGCAGTATTTGGCGTTGGCATTGATGCACTCATTCCCCTCTGGATagaaaacaaagagagaagagaagaggaagcagagtcAGAGTGTTCAGGGGGGGGGCAGTACAGTCCCTGCAAAGTAAGCAGCCTGTTAAGCCCCTCCGTGTTTACGCATCAGTTCATCTGGAACACCGTGTTGTTCGGTGGTAactggagacagagacagaatatTCCGTCTTTCCATTATCCTCTGTGATGCTAAGGGGACCTATGGTCAATGACATCATTAAGATAAAGTAGCCAGCCTCTCTCTGTGGAGGTAGTCATCATTATTAATTGTACGTTTattatgcaaacaaacaaaatgacatcATGTGACaataatgttacagtaatacaATCTACAAGCAGATCTTGTTTGACAAAATTAGGGCTGACTGAGAAGTCTTACCTTTCTGAGCATTGCTGTAACAAAAGACTGCTAACAATGACAATACCAAGAGCAGCTTCAGGTCCatctgaaaacaagaaaaaatctttaaaatgtgtctcaTCAAAGCGCTACTGTTGTTTCGAAAAGCAAGACGTTATTTGTGActattttgtatctctttgttttggggtttggttttgtgttctgtattttttctgtttcagttttgcTTTGGCctgttattttgtgtttcttccttattttattttatttttagttctgtgtctcagttctTAGATCTGGTTTTCTTGTGTTCCATTTATGTTTTACATGTATTCTGTCTAAGTCCACTTGTCAGTCTGTTTTGCCCGTGTCCTCATCTGTTCCTGCATTTTAGTCTTGCAATGCTCAGGCGTTTGTCTGACATCAAGTGACAGTTTGTCTATGTGTGCTCTGTTTCTGCCCCGTTTGTTTGTCTTAGTATTTAATACCcgtgttctgttcagtctgtgaTGGATTATTGTAGCCAGTAGTTGCTCTCTCACCTGTGTTTGTTCCTGCCTACCATGCCTGttttggattattattacaCCTTGTTTTCTTTGGATTGAtttggactcagccactgcTTGTAAGTATGCTCGcttttgtttattaaatcactgaactgaacCTGCTCTGCTCCAGTTTCTTGCATTTGCGTCCTCAACCCGtttacacacactgcaaaccCTGACACTTTGTTAACAGCAATATCTGGTGGCCTGACCGCTTGAATTCATAATTTCCTGGAGAAAAAGGTCCAGAAGAGCGACAGATGACAGATAAAATCTGTAAATGGCTTGGTTATAACTGGAGGTAATAAAATATCCAGTGGCAGGAGCTTGGCTATTCTCAGTCGGTCAAGGGGCAACAGGCAGCTTAATTCAATTCAGACCACCTTCACGTGTAAATACTGTACACACGCACAATTACACTTGCCCCTGGCTTGGACTGCAGCCTCTTTTTTCTCACAATCCATTTTACTGTAAATAGCATCAGTTCCCTAGAGTCAACCCCTCTCTTGTCGTGTAAATTGATCCCCTGTCTGTGTGCAGGCCCTTTGGTCAGCCAAACTGATGCACCTTGTCCTACTCTTAATTGCAAAGCTCATGACTTACTAAGGATTAGGGTAATGTAGGACCACTGAACACAACGGCTAATTTGTGAACAATCTACAGCCACACTAGCCGCTCTGCGAGACTGCACTTAACTGTAGCGGTGCTGTGAGCAAAGGTTTGCCAACATGCTTAATAACAATGGTAGCATTGCAGGTATAACGtttatgttcaccatcttagttttgTTTAACAGCTTTACTTAGcactacaaacaaaaaacagctgaggctgataggaGTGTCATGGTTAATGTATGGACttaatgtcatggcaatccatcctaTAGCTGTGAAGATATTTGAATCTGAGCCAAAGACAAAACAACCAACTTACTTGGTTGAGAAGAAAAagtcatggtggcactagaggaaaagttgaAACATCAAAAAAGTCCTTAGGTTACACCATCAGCAGACCCTGAATGTCTGTACATAATTTCACtgaaatccatccaatagttgcaGAGGTATTTCAGTCTTCCAAAGACTAACCGACCAATACGTTACCCCTATAGTCacgctgctagcatggctaaaagaTGCCTGAGAAGTtatacacactgtactgtaaGTTAAAGACAAGAGATTTTCAGTGGCCCCTATCATTATAAATTCCAcattactgctgctgttgtaaaAGACACTTTTGGGATTCTCACCCCTTTTTATTGGCAGTTCTAATAAACAACAGCTGGGAAGGCTCCTACAGAAAGAGACCGAATCAATGGTCTAATGTTGTATTAAGGTACAGTGGCCAGCAAGGGATTGGCAAGTGCTGAATCTAATTAACATGTGGAATGTAAATATCCCGCTTGACCACTAATCAAAAACTCATGGGAGTCATTTCTAAGAGAATCTCCACAGTAGCCACACTGTCTAGTTCTAATGTGAGCCTCATGTTTTAATAGCAGACAGtgataaaatgagaaaaaacttTGTCTTTCTCTAGTTTTTTAGACCAGTGGCTGTTCCTGGCTATTCATGGAGGTTACATTAAAAGGCTGCATTCCCTTACACTTGGTTAAAGGAAGCTCTGACGTTCAGTGTGTATGGTGTTGAGTGAcacattcctgtgtgtgtgtgtttgtgcgtgtgtgtgtccgttTATATAGACACAGAGGGCCAGACAGCCTGTCTACAGCCCCCCAGATTAGACTAGCTGGCTTGAATCTCCACTGGTGTacatgtgcagtgtgtgtgtgtgtgatccatACCGTGCCCGAGCACGTTTAACCCCAAAAGTCCAGTTCGTTCTACCAGTATGAGCCCGGTACGCTCAACTGTGGGCCCACTTGAAGTGGTGGGCTCATGCACAGTACAAGGCAACCAGGCCTAGTGTGAGTACGCCCTtagtgtgtgcgagtg encodes:
- the itgb1a gene encoding integrin beta-1a isoform X1 — encoded protein: MEVLAEMDLKLLLVLSLLAVFCYSNAQKEGNECINANAKYCGECIQAGAKCGWCKDPNFLKQGETVSTRCDELQSLIKRGCDNAMIENPRGDQKTLKNKTVTHRRKGAEKLKPEDITQIQPQKLSLTLRSGEPQSFDLKFKRAEDYPIDLYYLMDLSYSMKDDLENVKNLGTSLMLEMSKITSDFRIGFGSFVEKTVMPYISTTPAKMLNPCTGDQNCTSPFSYKNVLKLTSDGKRFNTLVGQQHISGNLDSPEGGFDAIMQVAVCGEQIGWRNVTRLLVFSTDAGFHFAGDGKLGGIVLPNDGKCHLENNMYTMSHYYDYPSIAHLVQKLSDNNIQTIFAVTEEFQPVYQELKNLIPKSAVGTLSANSSNVINLIIDAYNSLSSEVILENSKLPEGVTITYTSRCKNGVVSVGENGRKCSNISIGDEVTFSISVTSKGCPKHGKPETIKMKPLGFTEEVEITLNFICECECHKDGIKNSPLCHFGNGTYECGACKCNEGRVGRQCECSSNDVATEDMDRTCRKDNSTDICSNNGDCVCGTCECKKRDNPEERYSGQYCECDNFNCDRSGNKLCGGHGRCECRVCICDPMWTGSACDCSLDNSTCMASNKQICNGRGTCECGTCKCTDPKFQGPTCETCPTCPGVCTEHKECIECRAFGTGEKKDTCERDCSYFNLIKVKDRDKLPQPNVPSYPLMHCKERDANDCWFYYTYAVNNNTEKEVHVVETLECPAGPDIIPIVAGVVAGIVLIGLALLLIWKLLMIIHDRREFAKFEKEKMNAKWDTGENPIYKSAVTTVINPKYEGK
- the itgb1a gene encoding integrin beta-1a isoform X3; its protein translation is MIENPRGDQKTLKNKTVTHRRKGAEKLKPEDITQIQPQKLSLTLRSGEPQSFDLKFKRAEDYPIDLYYLMDLSYSMKDDLENVKNLGTSLMLEMSKITSDFRIGFGSFVEKTVMPYISTTPAKMLNPCTGDQNCTSPFSYKNVLKLTSDGKRFNTLVGQQHISGNLDSPEGGFDAIMQVAVCGEQIGWRNVTRLLVFSTDAGFHFAGDGKLGGIVLPNDGKCHLENNMYTMSHYYDYPSIAHLVQKLSDNNIQTIFAVTEEFQPVYQELKNLIPKSAVGTLSANSSNVINLIIDAYNSLSSEVILENSKLPEGVTITYTSRCKNGVVSVGENGRKCSNISIGDEVTFSISVTSKGCPKHGKPETIKMKPLGFTEEVEITLNFICECECHKDGIKNSPLCHFGNGTYECGACKCNEGRVGRQCECSSNDVATEDMDRTCRKDNSTDICSNNGDCVCGTCECKKRDNPEERYSGQYCECDNFNCDRSGNKLCGGHGRCECRVCICDPMWTGSACDCSLDNSTCMASNKQICNGRGTCECGTCKCTDPKFQGPTCETCPTCPGVCTEHKECIECRAFGTGEKKDTCERDCSYFNLIKVKDRDKLPQPNVPSYPLMHCKERDANDCWFYYTYAVNNNTEKEVHVVETLECPAGPDIIPIVAGVVAGIVLIGLALLLIWKLLMIIHDRREFAKFEKEKMNAKWDTGENPIYKSAVTTVINPKYEGK
- the itgb1a gene encoding integrin beta-1a isoform X4 translates to MEVLAEMDLKLLLVLSLLAVFCYSNAQKEGNECINANAKYCGECIQAGAKCGWCKDPNFLKQGETVSTRCDELQSLIKRGCDNAMIENPRGDQKTLKNKTVTHRRKGAEKLKPEDITQIQPQKLSLTLRSGEPQSFDLKFKRAEDYPIDLYYLMDLSYSMKDDLENVKNLGTSLMLEMSKITSDFRIGFGSFVEKTVMPYISTTPAKMLNPCTGDQNCTSPFSYKNVLKLTSDGKRFNTLVGQQHISGNLDSPEGGFDAIMQVAVCGEQIGWRNVTRLLVFSTDAGFHFAGDGKLGGIVLPNDGKCHLENNMYTMSHYYDYPSIAHLVQKLSDNNIQTIFAVTEEFQPVYQELKNLIPKSAVGTLSANSSNVINLIIDAYNSLSSEVILENSKLPEGVTITYTSRCKNGVVSVGENGRKCSNISIGDEVTFSISVTSKGCPKHGKPETIKMKPLGFTEEVEITLNFICECECHKDGIKNSPLCHFGNGTYECGACKCNEGRVGRQCECSSNDVATEDMDRTCRKDNSTDICSNNGDCVCGTCECKKRDNPEERYSGQYCECDNFNCDRSGNKLCGGHGRCECRVCICDPMWTGSACDCSLDNSTCMASNKQICNGRGTCECGTCKCTDPKFQGPTCETCPTCPGVCTEHKECIECRAFGTGEKKDTCERDCSYFNLIKVKDRDKLPQPNVPSYPLMHCKERDANDCWFYYTYAVNNNTEKEVHVVETLECPAGPDIIPIVAGVVAGIVLIGLALLLIWKLLMIIHDRREFAKFEKEKMNAKWDTQENPIYKSPINQFQNPNYGRKAAVL
- the itgb1a gene encoding integrin beta-1a isoform X2 — translated: MDLKLLLVLSLLAVFCYSNAQKEGNECINANAKYCGECIQAGAKCGWCKDPNFLKQGETVSTRCDELQSLIKRGCDNAMIENPRGDQKTLKNKTVTHRRKGAEKLKPEDITQIQPQKLSLTLRSGEPQSFDLKFKRAEDYPIDLYYLMDLSYSMKDDLENVKNLGTSLMLEMSKITSDFRIGFGSFVEKTVMPYISTTPAKMLNPCTGDQNCTSPFSYKNVLKLTSDGKRFNTLVGQQHISGNLDSPEGGFDAIMQVAVCGEQIGWRNVTRLLVFSTDAGFHFAGDGKLGGIVLPNDGKCHLENNMYTMSHYYDYPSIAHLVQKLSDNNIQTIFAVTEEFQPVYQELKNLIPKSAVGTLSANSSNVINLIIDAYNSLSSEVILENSKLPEGVTITYTSRCKNGVVSVGENGRKCSNISIGDEVTFSISVTSKGCPKHGKPETIKMKPLGFTEEVEITLNFICECECHKDGIKNSPLCHFGNGTYECGACKCNEGRVGRQCECSSNDVATEDMDRTCRKDNSTDICSNNGDCVCGTCECKKRDNPEERYSGQYCECDNFNCDRSGNKLCGGHGRCECRVCICDPMWTGSACDCSLDNSTCMASNKQICNGRGTCECGTCKCTDPKFQGPTCETCPTCPGVCTEHKECIECRAFGTGEKKDTCERDCSYFNLIKVKDRDKLPQPNVPSYPLMHCKERDANDCWFYYTYAVNNNTEKEVHVVETLECPAGPDIIPIVAGVVAGIVLIGLALLLIWKLLMIIHDRREFAKFEKEKMNAKWDTGENPIYKSAVTTVINPKYEGK